DNA sequence from the Syntrophales bacterium genome:
GGAAAACCGCAAGCGATGCCAAAAGCGCGATGCCCAGGGTCGGGACGGCAAAACGGAACAGCCTGATGCCATTGGCCTTCAGGGCGATGATTTCGCTGTGACGCGACAGATTGCCGAACGTGATCAGCGCTGACAGTAAAACGACGGCGGGGAGCGTTTGCGACAGGGCAATCGGGACTTGGAGGAGGGAGTAGCCGAGCATTTGCTCCAAGGTGGCGTGGTTGCTGAGAAACATTCTTATTTTTTCGAAGAAATCGATGGTGAGAAAAAGAAAGACAAAGATAAGGGCAATCAAAAGCATGTTGCGCAGATATTCTTTCAGCAGATAGCGGTCGAGGATTTTCATGCTTTGGTTCTTCGAGTTCTGAAAAATTTCAGCAGCGTTTTTTCGCGGGCCGAGTTGAAAAATAGTAAAGCCCCGGCAACGGCAAAGATGGCGTTGGGCGTCCAGACGCCGACAAAAGGGGCGATTTTGCCGGATTCGACCAGCCCCTCGCCGATCAGCCGTAACAGGTAGTAGATCATCACCAAAAACACGCCTGCAATAAAGCCGCGGGCGCGAACAGAGCGGTGGGCCCTCATCCCCAGCGGAATCCCAAGCAGCGGAAAGATCAGGCAGGAGAGCGGGATCGCGAGCTTTTTATTTAATTCAATCAGCAGCTCTCTTATTTCCACGTCTTTAAGACTCCGGTCGTTAACCATGCGCTTCAATTCGGGGAATGTCATCTCTTTGCTGGACTTGCGCTTCCCCTCTTCCCCGGCGATGGTTGCCCCAATTTCCAGTTTCATATCATAAAAACGGAAATCAGCCTTGCGGTAGGTGTTCAGATTTGCATCTACGGTATGCGTGCTGCCGTCTTCCAGCCGGAGGGTTATGTAACGTTTATCGGGGTCGGAGATGAGATAGGCGCGGCGGGCGATCACCGTGTTTGCTTCCTTTCCCAGATGGTTGTCGGAGATGAAGATTCCCTCCAGAAAATCGCCCTGCGCGGGAATTCTGTCCGCGTACAGTAGAATATCCTTGAAATAGTCGATAAATATCTTTTCAGGGATGCCGACGCCGGCGCCGCTGCGCGCAATCTCAAACAGCAGCGACCGGGAGGCGAGGTTGCCCTTGGGAACAAGAAAAAGTGTTGTTGCCAGGGTGATCAGAAAGGCCGCGAAGGCAACGCGGGCGACTGGCCGCGAAAGTTGAAGGAGGCTAAGGCCGGACATGCGCAGGACGGTCCATTCATTATCGCCGGATAGTCTGCCCACCCCGATCAGGATGGCAATCAAAAGGGAGATCGGCACCGTATAAACGAGAAACCCGGGGATAAGATAGATAATCAGCCGGAAGATATCGAGAAAAGAAATCCCCTTGTTGACCATCAGATCCATCACCTGCAGGATCTTGCCCATGAGGAGCACGAAGGTCAGCACCGCGAGGATCATGAAAAAGGGGACGACTATTTCCCTCAGTATGTAGCGGTTGATAATTTTGAACATCAATCCTTTCTTCATCTGTTTACATTTTATCCCCGCTTCTACATCGTCAACTGCAACGGCTCGATAAATTTGGGATCCTCATTATCCATGGTGTCAATGATGCATCCATACATGCGTTTTTTTATTTCACCAAAGATCGGCCGTTTCTTCGTGAAGGATTTTGCAAACAGGAGCGACTCTGTCATCAGTTCTTCTGCGTCCTTGCAGGATTTTGTGATAACGTGACTTTGCGCCAGCTCCGGTGCGCCGGCCCTTTTCCCGGTTAAAATGAGTTCCTGCAGTTTATGGTTGGGGATCGCCTTTTTGGTGAGGGCAAGCATCCCAGGAAGAAAAGGGATATTGATGTCTATCTCCGGGAAGCAGAAATAGCCGCGGTCCGCCTTCATGAAGCGAAAGTCGCAGGCGCAGGCCATGATGCTCCCGTCGCCGAAAACATGGCCGTTGATTGCGGCGATGATCGGCATCGGGTAGAGCAGCATCCGTTTAAACAGGCGATTCAGGCCGTACATGAAATCCCTGATTCCCTGAAGGTCATTTCCGGCAACGGCGGTGGTCATCCACTGCAGGTCGATCCCCTGCGACCAGCTTTTCGGATCGTCGGATGTTATTATCACGGAAAATACATCCGTATCATTTTCTATCTCATCAAAAGCGGAAAGAATTGATTCGATAAACTCCGGGTTGTGCCTGTTTTCACCATTAGTCATCGTAATAACGGCGACGGTTTCACTTTTTTGCCATTTAATGGACGACATATCTCGCGCCTCCTTGCGGGTAATAGAGATGGTCAGGATCAATGTCGGTCTGCATGGCATATCTTGAGCGGTATGTCAAGAAGATGGAAATATCCGGGACTCTCGGGGAGATAAAGCAGTAACTCTGCATGGAATTAGACCCGCTCGGGCGCCTTATATTGCATCTTCCAGCAACTGGCCGTTCTCCTTCAACCAGACCTTCGCTTTGTCCATCATCGGGGCTTGTGTACGGACGACGTTCCAGAACCGGGGTGTATGGTTAGTTTCGATAAGATGGGCGAGTTCGTGGACGATGACGTAGTCGATGACAAACATCGGCGCCTTGATCAGCCGCCAGTTGAAACCGACGTTGTTCTTGACGGTGCAGGAACCCCAGCGATAACGGCTGTCCTTGATCTTGATCCCGGCAACATTGACGCCAAGTTCGCGGGCGAGCATCCCGGCGACCAGGCGCTGCTGATCATTGGGGCCGCTGCCGCCGTGCGGGAGGTCATCCACCGTGCGGGGATAGGGATCGGCCCAGCGGTAGAAGTGCTTCTCGCTATGGGTGGCGATGGTGCCGAACTTGGCTTCGTTGCGGCAGGTGGCGATCACGATCTGGTTGTAATAAAACAGCGGCGCGCTGCCTTGATAGGCGGAGCGTGAGCGGAGCCTGTCAAGAGTGTTCGAGCGTAGCGCAACAGCCGGCGATAAGCGAACCGTGTGCGTAGCGAAGCGGAGCTCACGTTCCGCTTATCAGTATGCCTATGCCACGATTTACAATTTACTCAATACGATGAGTAATTTTACTCACCGCAGTAAATGTGTCAAGCATGGTTGTCAGTGATGATTTCTACTTACTCTTGGCACTAACAATAAGCCTTCGGCCAGGCACGAGGGTGAACCTCGCCTGGCCGAAGGCAGATAGCGGGCTTTGCCTATAAACCCCCATGCCCGAAGCGGGCACAACGAAGCATGAAAATCCCCCCTTACCCCCCTTTGGTAAAGGGGGGATGGGGGGATTCATATAAAACTGGGGGAAACGATATCAACAGCCTATTTCACGATCAGACTATTCTTTATGGATTTTACCCATTTGACGCTACGGGTGATTTCAAGCGCTTTATCGACGGCCTTTTGAGAATTAACGAAGCCGCTCAGTTGCACAGCGCCCTTATACGTTTCAACACTGATCTGAAATGACTTTAGAAAATCATCAGCCGCGATAAGAGATTTCACCTTGGTTGTGATAACCGAATCGTCAACGAATTCACCGGCACTTTCATGTGTGCGTGTCGAAGCACAGGCGGTAAAGGTTACGATCAGCATCAAAGCCGCGAAACAACAGATTACGATATTTATTTTTTTCACGATTTTGGCTCCTTTTAATAAGTTAAAACTTTGGTTTGGACAACTTAATCCACTGCACCTATTGAATAATAATTTCAAAAAGCACTCTCATGTTAGCCTTGGCTGCTTCCGAGTAAAGCTCTTTCGGCGCTGCTTCATAAACGGCAGGGTTTGTCTCGCCATAGCCGATGGTGGAAAGCCTGTCCGGTGTAATGATGCCTTCGTTAATAAGGTATGCCTGGACGGCATTTGCCCTTTTTTCGCTTAACTGCTGGTTATAGGCTTCTGTGCCGGAGGCAGAGGTATAGCCGGCAATGCGGACTTTGGCCTTCGGGTTATCTTTCAGCAACTGGACGTTTCTTTTCAGGATCGTCTGCGCTGACGGCTTAAGGTTGGACTTGTCGAAATCGAAATGTACGTCTTCAAAAGCAAGAATAATGATCGTCGGCTCAACTGCGGCGGCCACAATCAGCTCCTCGACCTTTGGTTCAGACGCAATGATGACGGCCTTCTTCTCGACCTTCGGTTCATACTTCATGATAACGACGGGCTCTTTAGCCATCTTCTCCGGTTCGGGGATAACGATTGGTCTATAACGCGAAAAGGACCAGTTCGTCCCGTCGGGCGATTCCAATACTGTACCATCCGTACCAACAACAATAAATTTATCACCCGCATACGTGATTGCCGCGAGAAAACTTGTCGAACCGGACCTTTCTTTAGTCCAGTTCAGTGCATCAGGCGACGACACGATTGTGCCATAGGCGCCCACGGCCACGTATTTCTTCTTGCCATAGGCGACAGCGGCGAGATGCTCCGTCGTTCCTGAATAACGCTCAGTCCATATCGCCCCGTCGTCCGGCGACGTCAGGATTCTTCCCTCCGACCCAACGGCTACAAATTTGCCCTTCGCGTATGTAAGGCCGACAAGGTTGCTGGTATGTTGCGAGGGCTGACGTGCCCAGTAGATACCGTCCTGTGAGTTGAAGATAGCACCCCGCTCGCCGATAGTTACGAAATTATCCTTGCCATAGGCGAGACTTCTCAGGGCATAAATAGTCAGGTTCGCCCTTTTGGTCCATGTGACTCCGTCCGGCGACGTGGTGACCGTACCCTCGCTGCCGACTGCCACGAAGATCCCTTTTCCAAACCTTACGGCACTGAGATCGCTGGTGACTTCGGACTTCCTGATGGTCCATTCTGAGCCGTCCTTGAGACCGGTCAGGATCGTACCGCGGCCGCCAACGGCCACATACTTTTCCTGCCCGTATTCCAGATCGACAAGAGACACGTCAGTCCCGGAATTCCTCACAATCCAGTTATCACCATCGAGCGAAGTCAGGATTATGCCCCTTCCATACGTAATAGCGTAACCTTCATCTGCCGCTTGCGCTCGCGTAACGCCCGATCCAGCGAAAAGCGCAAAAACTGCCATAATAAACATTGATACTGCCAACATCTTTTTCATCTTACTTCTCCTTTCCCATTTTTACTCAACAAGCCTTAAACCGCTTTTTTAGAAGTTACCCTTTGCCTTTTCCCCAATAATAAAAACTTGCCTTGGTGTGAAATGACCATCAATGTAAATAGCAATAGCAAAGGGCCTGCCAAAAAAATAATAAAGATTATAATGTTAGATTGAGGCTTTAATAACAGGGGGTTGGGTTAATAAGAGGGAAGAGCGGAGGAGTGAGTAATAATTTGTTTAGCCTTTATATTTGGTGGAACCTCAACATGTTGAGGGAGACCTGCCCCTTTTTTTTCAGGGTCGGTATGCTTTCCCGATAGAGACATTATGAACATTAAGCTTCGCTTTCGGGAATGACAAATGGTTTTGCAATTGCCTCTTAATAAATGTTTTTTTGAAATTCATGAATTTGGGCTAAGAGTACATTCCCGTAACTTGCTGGGGGAGGAGCATTTTATATTCTATCAACTGCTGAAAAAATTCGCACTCTCTGCGAACACTATCTTCATTCCGGAAGAAAGTTCTGCTCCGGCGATCATAATATTGCCACGAAGACATAACTGCTGGCCGGGGGAGAAATCATTATATATATTTTATTGTCTTGATGTTAGAGCGTTTGTCTCCTGGCGGAGGGAGAACATTGTTCTAAATCTTGTGATGAAAGTGGATACTATCTATCCAGTAGGTTCGGCAAAACGGTTGATATGGGTATTTTATGCGCAGCGGTCGGCGGCGCATAAAAGAATCGCTACTTATCCTTTGACGCCCATATACATTATAAATAACAATAACAGTACTTTGGATATATATTGCAGTTCACATAAGCATAGTGGCACGCTGTTTGCTGTATTACTGCCGAACGGAAATGAGACGTTATCCGCGTGGTGAATTTAAAGAATGGATAAACTTTGAAAGGAGAAGTAAATGAAACGGATGCAAAAAGGTAAGACTCTATTGATTTTGGCGGTGGTCGCGGTATTGGGAATCGGATCGTACGCGTATGCCGATTGGGGTAGAGGTTACGGCCGCAATGCGGGTGAATACGGCAGGGGTTCAGGCTATGGCCCGGGAATGATGGGAAATATTGAAGAGGGATGCGGCAACCGAGGAAATTTTAGCGACGAGGACGCCGCGAAGATGGAAAAAGAACGAGACGCGTTTCTCAGTGCGACGGAAAAGACCCGGCAGGAACTTTATGCAAAAGGGCTTGAGTTGAGAGCTGAATTTGCCAGGGAGAATCCCGATGCCGAGAAGGCTGCTCGTTTGCAGAAAGAGATATCCGAACTGGAAGGGCAGTTTGAGCAAAAGCGAATTGAGCATATGTTTGCCGTCAGAAAGGCCATCCCCAATGCGGGCAGAGGCTTTGCCGGCAGAGGAATGATGAATTACGATTTCGACGATGCTCCCTGCGGGCGATAAAATTTGCCTTCAACCCGAACTGGAGCGGTCGAAGCGACTGTTCCAGTTCCAGCAGGCATTCGATGCGATAAAATAATAGGGAGGTTGAGAAGATGAAAAAATATCTTGCAGCGTTTATCATGATGACGGGCGTTTTGCTCCTGGCCAGCGCCGGAGAAGCTTACTACGGCCCGCGAGGTCTCGGTTGCTGGGGAGGGCCGATGAATTTTGGTTACGGAGGAATGTTTATGGGAATGATTTTGCTGATTGTTTTAATTGCGGCGGCAATCTGGTGGTTCATCAGGGGCGCCGGAAACAGAAATTATGGGCAACCGCAGCGGGAAACCCCTCTTGATATACTGAAAAAGCGTTATGCCAAAGGGGAGATCACGCAGGACGAGTTTGAGAAAACCAGGAAGGACCTTTAGGCGTAAGGATTATGGATTAGCCGTGCAGATGGCGCGGGCAGGTATGAAAGTAACCAGTATGGCAGGAGAAAATTGATTGTCCGGGCCTGTCATAGCTTATACTATCCATCCTGATCCGCGCCCGCTGAAAGGGCCGAAATTAGAAATAAAATTGTTTTTCTTCCCGCCTTCATCAATTCTTCATTTTAACATGTTAATCAGCATCCGGATTTCCTCCCCGGCTTGACGTTTTTGCAAGCGGGAGACGAACGGTGTTGGTTAATATGAAGAAGAGGCGGCAAATGCAGATCAATTCCAGTGCGCTCAAAGCGACAGTTTTCCAGAAAAGATATGGGTTTCTGCTTCTCATATTTTTTTTGCTTGCCTATATCTTACCCCTGGGGGCGGGGGAACTCCTGGAGCCGGACGAAACCCGTTATGCAGAAATACCCCGCGAGATGATTGCATCCGGAGACTGGATTGTGCCCCGGCTGGACAATCTTCGTTACTTTGAAAAGCCGGCGCTGGGCTATTGGGTGGGCGCCGGCTCTTTGCTGCTTTTTGGAGAAAACAATTTCGCCGTTCGTCTTCCTTCCGCCCTGGCAGTCGGGCTCTCGGCGCTGCTGATATTTGCGTTGGCCATTCGGGTGCGGCGTCCGGGAGAGAATAATAATTTTCCGGCACTGGTTGCCGCCCTTGTTTTTCTCTCCAGTTTTGAGGTGTTTGGCGTCGGCAACACGGCCGTGCTCGACAGCCTGTTTTCTTTCTTCGTAACGGCAACGATTGCCGCCTTCTTTTTCGCCTCCGAAGAATCACCCGGCTCCGGCAGGGAAAGAATCTTTCTGGTGCTTTCCGGGCTTTTCTGCGGGCTGGCCTTTCTCACCAAGGGATTTGTTGCCTTTGCCGTGCCGGTTCTGGCCCTTGCCCCCTATCTGCTTTGGCGGCGCCGTTATGTTGACCTGCTTAGGATGAGCTGGTTGCCGCTTCTTGCCGCTTTGTTGGTTTCCATGCCCTGGGCGCTGATGATTCAATCCAGAGAGCCGGATTTCTGGCGGTTTTTTTTCTGGAATGAACATATCCGGCGCTTTTTGGCTGAAAACGCCCAGCACCGGGAGTCTTTCTGGTTTTTCATTTTGGCCGCCCCCGGCATGTTCATACCCTGGACGTTCATGATTCCCGCGGCTGTTCCGGGAGTCAGAGCGCTGCTTAACGAGACCGGGGTAAAAGGGAGGCTTCTGAAATTATCGATTGGCTGGCTGGCGCTCCCCTTTTTGTTTTTCTCTTTTTCCCACGGAAAACTGTTGACATACATCTTGCCTTGTTTTCCGCCTGCCGCGCTCCTGATGAGTTTCGGGCTTTTTGAGGCGCTCCAAAAAGAGCGGTGGAAAAAACGTTTTCAAGGGGGCGCCGTTTTCAGCGCGGCATTTTTCGGGGTTGTCCTGATTGCCTTTTTGCTGCTGCAGTTTTTTGGCTATGACGGTTTTCATCCGTACAGCAAACCCTGGAAAACGGTAATGGCGGTAAACGGGCTTCTTTTTCTTGTGATCTTTTGCATCTCGGCTCTTAGAAGTAAAACATTGGCAAGCAAGGTTTTACTGTTTGGAGTGGCGCCGCTTCTTCTGTTTTTTTTCTTTCATTTTGTGATACCTGACGCGACCATTGCGGCAAAAGCGCCGGGCAGCTTTCTTGAACAGTATAAGAAAGGGACAGATGCCAATTCTGTTATTATTTCCGACGAAGATTCCCTGAGGTCTGTCTGCTGGTATTGGCGGCGTACCGATGTTAACATTATCGGCGGCGCCGGCGAGCTCGATTACGGGCTGAATTATAAGGATGCCAAAGACAGAGGGCTTGATATGAAATCCACGCTTGCCCTGATTGAGGAAAATAAGGGAAAAACAATTCTGGTAGCCCGCGGTAAATATTTTTCTCAATGGCGCAAGCAGCTTCCCCAGCCGCTGTTTCTCGCGGAAAGCAAATCTTTGGGATATGTGTTATTAAAGTTCTGAAAAATTGGTGAATAATAACTCGGTTCGCATAATTTTATTTGTTTGGGACCGGGCGGCTGAGATATCTTAAGGGGCGCGCTTATGAGAGTTTTACTTGTTGACGATGAAAATTCGCTGCGGGAACAAGTAAAAAATATATTGGAAAATCAGCGATATACGGTGGAAACGGCGCAGGACGGCGAACAAGCTCTGGACAAATTGTCCGCAGCCGCGTTTGATATTGTTATCCTCGATATCATGATGCCGAAGATTGACGGCCTGACGGTTTTAAAGCAGTTGCGCAAGGCAAAAATCGGGACGAGGGTGCTGCTGCTTACTGCCAGGGGCGATGCCGCCGATAAGGTCAAAGGGCTCGATCTTGGCGCGGATGACTACCTCGCGAAACCATTTTCCCGCGACGAGCTGCTGGCCCGGGTGCGCGCCTTGTTGAGACGGTCGGGCAGCGCCTCCGCAGCGCTTTTGAAGGTTCATGATCTTGAGCTGGACACGGTGAGCCGCACGGTAATGAGACAGGGGAAACAGGTAGAGCTTACTCCCAGGGAGTTTTCGCTGCTGGAATTTCTCCTGTACAACAAAAACAGGGTTGTCTCTCGTTTCAGTCTGGCCGAACACGTTTGGGGCGATGATTTTGATCCGTTCAGCATGTCTAATTTCATGGATGTCCATATAAAAAATTTGCGCCGTAAAATCGGCGATGGGGAACAGGACAAGATTCTTCAAACCGTGCGCGGGGTTGGATATATTATCAGGGATTCGGAATAATGACCGTCAAAACAAGAATAACGCTGTTCATCGCCGGGGCCGGCTTTATCGCCAGTTTGCTGTTCTCCGTCGTGTTGTTTTTTGAATTGATAGAACAGCCTTTCGAACTTCTGGACGCCGTGCTGCAGGAGGAGGCAGACAGAACAACCAGGATTGTCGTTAAAAATCAGGGGGAAGCGTCAGTTCTTGATCACTCTTTCGATAAAATGCATCCATACTGGATCAGGATTTATCGGCAAGGTTCGCATCAAATAATTTACCAATCCGACCTTGCCAAAGCGGTGCGACTCTCTTCCTTAAATGTCGGCGCCGACGCCGTTGTCAAGGCTGTGGTTCCCAAGGGACAGCCTGCTTCTGAAAATAGCAAAATCCAGGAAGTGAGATTCAGGGTTAAGACCTTCTCCATTAATGCTGATGGCAAAACTTACATTACTCAGATTGCGCGGCCATTGGGGAAACTGGAAGAGGAAATATGGGATATAATTTTCGGAATTATCGCCGGCCTTATTTTCTCCACCCTTATTCTGATCGTCATCAGCCGTTTTGTCGCCGGCCGGATACTGCAACCAATTGGGAAAATGAAGGATTTGGCGGTCAATATATCGGAGAAGAATCTTGAAAGACGGATCCCCACGGGAAGAGGGCATGATGAGTTCAGTGAGCTTGCCGGCGCCATAAATACGATGCTGGATCGTCTGCAATACTCCTTCGTGAAACAGCGGGAATTTTTGTTTGACACGGCGCACGAATTAAAAACGCCCCTTGCAACCATGCGTCTGGCGGTTGAGGAAATTTTCGCTGCTGACGGGGAAAAATCGCGGCCGTCTGCGGAAGAAAACCTTTTGCGCTTGCAAAACCAGGTGTTGCGGATGGAAAAACTGGTCAAGGATATGCTGAATCTGTCAGCGCTGGAGACACTCGCGGGCATTGATTCCCGATCGTTTGATTTTACGGCGCTTTTTTCTTCGCTGCTGGCGGAATATGAATTTCTGGCGGATGCGCAGAGGATCAAGATGGAGATCAGCCTGCCCGAGCGACTCGTGGTCAGAGGAGACCCTGAAAAACTGAGCCGCGCCTTCTCCAATATTATCGACAACGCCCTCAAGTATAATCTGGAGGGCGGCCGGATTGAAGCAAGCGTTGAGCAATCCGCAGCCGGGTTGACGATAAGAATCGGCAACACAGGCGCCGGCATTGCCGCAGCCGAACTTCCCCTGGTATTTGAACAGTTTTACCGGATTGAGAAGTCCCGGTCGTCCCAATTCGGCGGCTCCGGCCTGGGGTTGACGATCGCAAAACGAATTGTCGAACTGCACAGGGGACAGATAACAATTGAGAGCAGGGTGGAAAATTGGACGCAGGTGACGGTTTTTCTTCCCATTAACTCTGGGCAGTTAGTTGCGGCTTATAGTGAAATTTCCGTTTAAGGGAGGATTGGGCGGGTATTCCCCGTTTGACAATTTTCTGTATATGAAATAAGGTAGTTGCACTCGGAGAGAGCCTTCAGTATGAATAATCTCGTCGGCAAATGATTAAGAAAATTTTATGGCTAAGAATCATTAGGAGCTTTATAAAAATATGGGCAGGATTTCCGGATAAATGGGTTTAAAATCAATTAAAATGCTGGTTCTGGTGATTGTCCCCATCTTTGTCTATCTGCTGCCGCTCCCCTTCATGCCGCTGATGGAGCCGGATGAGGGGCGCTACAGTTCCATTCCGAACGAGATGAATATCTCCGGAGACTATGTGACCCCGCGGCTCAAAGGGGTTGTCTATTTCGAGAAGCCCCCGCTTGCCTACTGGGCGACGGCGCTTTCTTTCAAGGTTTTCGGGAAAAACGAATTTTCCGCGCGTCTTTTTGTTGCCCTTGCGGCCTGGGGGTGCATCATCCTGGCCTATCGGATGGGGCTCTTTTTTCATGATCCCCGGACGGGGCTTTACGCGGCGGCTGTACTGACGACATTTTTATATCATTCGGCGCTCGGTCGGATAAACATTCTCGATATGCCGCTTGCCTTTTTCCTCGGGGTGGCGATTTGGTCGGGATTCCGGTTTTTCGCCAGCGAGGAAAAACGGAAGGTTTGGCTTTACCTCCTCTACCTCTTCAGCGCCCTCGCGTTTTTGACTAAGGGACTGATCGGGATCGTGTTTCCGTTCGGCATTATTGGCGTCTGGCTGCTTTTCTCCCGACGGTTCCGCGACATCTTGCGTCTCGTCTCCCCCCTCGGCATCCTGCTGTTTGCAGCGGTTTCGCTGCCCTGGCTGATCCTCGTGCAACGGGAGAACCCGGATTTCTTTCGCTTCTTTTTCATTCAGGAGCACTTTTTACGTTACACAACAAAGATTCATGATCACTATCAGCCGCTCTATTACTATCTCCCCTTCCTTCTTGCCGGAACGCTGCCCTGGATTTTCTATCTTCCCGAGGCGATAAAGGGAGTTAAGGGCGGCGAATCCCTGTTCAAAAGGGAGGAGAAGTCATTTTTGCTGGTGTGGGCAGGGTTAATTTTTGTCTTTTTTTCCTTATCCTCATCGAAACTGGTTCCCTACCTGACCCCGCTTTTCCCTCCGCTTGCCGTTGGTTTCGGCGTGATTTTCCGGCGTTTTGAGAAAAGCCAAGGGGACACGGTCGATCCGGTTGCCGGAGGCTGGCGCCTTGCCGGCATTATTATGCCCCTGCTTTTTCTGACGGCGCTTTTTGTCCCGCTTTTTCTCTCCAAACATAGCGTTAATCCTTCGACATGGCTGGCCTTGATCGCGATACCCGCTTTTATTCAGCTTGTTTTACTATTTTTGCCTTTCCGGATACGAACCAAAGGCGGCCGCGGCTGGTTTTTGACGATTTATCTGCTTTACGCGCTTTTTTTCGTTTCGCTGACGGCGCCCCTGTCCCATTATCTTGCTCCTTACAAATCGGCCCGGCAGCTTTCTGCTGCTATCGAAAGCAATATTCCTCGGGATGCCGAGGTGTATCAATATGGGATATCACTTTACGGCGTTGATTTTTACACCGGCAGAAAAACCCCGATTGTTGATGATATCGGGGAATTGGGGTACGGTGTTTTGCAACTTCCTAAGGAAAAGCGTGATCATTACTTCCTCCATTCGGAGGCGTTTTTCAAGAAGGCAAAAAATACAAAAGGGTTAT
Encoded proteins:
- a CDS encoding response regulator transcription factor, translated to MRVLLVDDENSLREQVKNILENQRYTVETAQDGEQALDKLSAAAFDIVILDIMMPKIDGLTVLKQLRKAKIGTRVLLLTARGDAADKVKGLDLGADDYLAKPFSRDELLARVRALLRRSGSASAALLKVHDLELDTVSRTVMRQGKQVELTPREFSLLEFLLYNKNRVVSRFSLAEHVWGDDFDPFSMSNFMDVHIKNLRRKIGDGEQDKILQTVRGVGYIIRDSE
- a CDS encoding OmpA family protein, producing MKKMLAVSMFIMAVFALFAGSGVTRAQAADEGYAITYGRGIILTSLDGDNWIVRNSGTDVSLVDLEYGQEKYVAVGGRGTILTGLKDGSEWTIRKSEVTSDLSAVRFGKGIFVAVGSEGTVTTSPDGVTWTKRANLTIYALRSLAYGKDNFVTIGERGAIFNSQDGIYWARQPSQHTSNLVGLTYAKGKFVAVGSEGRILTSPDDGAIWTERYSGTTEHLAAVAYGKKKYVAVGAYGTIVSSPDALNWTKERSGSTSFLAAITYAGDKFIVVGTDGTVLESPDGTNWSFSRYRPIVIPEPEKMAKEPVVIMKYEPKVEKKAVIIASEPKVEELIVAAAVEPTIIILAFEDVHFDFDKSNLKPSAQTILKRNVQLLKDNPKAKVRIAGYTSASGTEAYNQQLSEKRANAVQAYLINEGIITPDRLSTIGYGETNPAVYEAAPKELYSEAAKANMRVLFEIIIQ
- a CDS encoding enoyl-CoA hydratase/isomerase family protein, which gives rise to MSSIKWQKSETVAVITMTNGENRHNPEFIESILSAFDEIENDTDVFSVIITSDDPKSWSQGIDLQWMTTAVAGNDLQGIRDFMYGLNRLFKRMLLYPMPIIAAINGHVFGDGSIMACACDFRFMKADRGYFCFPEIDINIPFLPGMLALTKKAIPNHKLQELILTGKRAGAPELAQSHVITKSCKDAEELMTESLLFAKSFTKKRPIFGEIKKRMYGCIIDTMDNEDPKFIEPLQLTM
- a CDS encoding BON domain-containing protein, with protein sequence MKKINIVICCFAALMLIVTFTACASTRTHESAGEFVDDSVITTKVKSLIAADDFLKSFQISVETYKGAVQLSGFVNSQKAVDKALEITRSVKWVKSIKNSLIVK
- a CDS encoding DUF45 domain-containing protein, with product MIATCRNEAKFGTIATHSEKHFYRWADPYPRTVDDLPHGGSGPNDQQRLVAGMLARELGVNVAGIKIKDSRYRWGSCTVKNNVGFNWRLIKAPMFVIDYVIVHELAHLIETNHTPRFWNVVRTQAPMMDKAKVWLKENGQLLEDAI
- a CDS encoding phospholipid carrier-dependent glycosyltransferase, yielding MQINSSALKATVFQKRYGFLLLIFFLLAYILPLGAGELLEPDETRYAEIPREMIASGDWIVPRLDNLRYFEKPALGYWVGAGSLLLFGENNFAVRLPSALAVGLSALLIFALAIRVRRPGENNNFPALVAALVFLSSFEVFGVGNTAVLDSLFSFFVTATIAAFFFASEESPGSGRERIFLVLSGLFCGLAFLTKGFVAFAVPVLALAPYLLWRRRYVDLLRMSWLPLLAALLVSMPWALMIQSREPDFWRFFFWNEHIRRFLAENAQHRESFWFFILAAPGMFIPWTFMIPAAVPGVRALLNETGVKGRLLKLSIGWLALPFLFFSFSHGKLLTYILPCFPPAALLMSFGLFEALQKERWKKRFQGGAVFSAAFFGVVLIAFLLLQFFGYDGFHPYSKPWKTVMAVNGLLFLVIFCISALRSKTLASKVLLFGVAPLLLFFFFHFVIPDATIAAKAPGSFLEQYKKGTDANSVIISDEDSLRSVCWYWRRTDVNIIGGAGELDYGLNYKDAKDRGLDMKSTLALIEENKGKTILVARGKYFSQWRKQLPQPLFLAESKSLGYVLLKF
- a CDS encoding periplasmic heavy metal sensor, translated to MKRMQKGKTLLILAVVAVLGIGSYAYADWGRGYGRNAGEYGRGSGYGPGMMGNIEEGCGNRGNFSDEDAAKMEKERDAFLSATEKTRQELYAKGLELRAEFARENPDAEKAARLQKEISELEGQFEQKRIEHMFAVRKAIPNAGRGFAGRGMMNYDFDDAPCGR
- a CDS encoding SHOCT domain-containing protein yields the protein MKKYLAAFIMMTGVLLLASAGEAYYGPRGLGCWGGPMNFGYGGMFMGMILLIVLIAAAIWWFIRGAGNRNYGQPQRETPLDILKKRYAKGEITQDEFEKTRKDL
- the lptF gene encoding LPS export ABC transporter permease LptF, which encodes MKKGLMFKIINRYILREIVVPFFMILAVLTFVLLMGKILQVMDLMVNKGISFLDIFRLIIYLIPGFLVYTVPISLLIAILIGVGRLSGDNEWTVLRMSGLSLLQLSRPVARVAFAAFLITLATTLFLVPKGNLASRSLLFEIARSGAGVGIPEKIFIDYFKDILLYADRIPAQGDFLEGIFISDNHLGKEANTVIARRAYLISDPDKRYITLRLEDGSTHTVDANLNTYRKADFRFYDMKLEIGATIAGEEGKRKSSKEMTFPELKRMVNDRSLKDVEIRELLIELNKKLAIPLSCLIFPLLGIPLGMRAHRSVRARGFIAGVFLVMIYYLLRLIGEGLVESGKIAPFVGVWTPNAIFAVAGALLFFNSAREKTLLKFFRTRRTKA